A region of Oncorhynchus kisutch isolate 150728-3 linkage group LG29, Okis_V2, whole genome shotgun sequence DNA encodes the following proteins:
- the LOC109874089 gene encoding actin-related protein 2/3 complex subunit 5-like protein yields MAKNTLSSRFRKLDIDEFDENKFVDDHDEAVDNQGPDGTEIENLIRIGDTMTAFHLALRNPPLNTKNPAVKERALAIVLRVLTSFKSSDIEPAVKSLDRSGVDLLMKYIYRGFEKPSDNSSAILLQWHEKAFAVGGLGSIVRVLTARKTV; encoded by the exons ATGGCGAAAAACACTCTTTCGTCGCGATTCAGGAAACTCGACATAGATGAATTTGATGAGAACAAATTCGTTGATGACCACGATGAGGCTGTCGATAATCAGGGACCGGACGGCACGGAGATAGAAAACCTCATCAGGAT AGGAGACACGATGACAGCTTTTCACCTTGCTCTGCGCAACCCTCCTCTCAACACTAAGAATCCAGCAGTAAAG GAAAGGGCTCTGGCAATAGTGCTGAGAGTGTTGACATCATTTAAGTCAAGTGATATTGAGCCAGCCGTCAAGTCTCTTGACAGAAGCGGGGTGGACCTGCTTATGAAGTACATATATAGAGGCTTCGAGAAGCCCTCCGACAATAGCAGTGCCATTCTCCTACAGTGGCACGAAAAG GCTTTCGCAGTTGGGGGCTTAGGGTCAATCGTACGAGTTCTGACGGCCCGAAAGACCGTTTGA